In Deinococcus proteolyticus MRP, a single genomic region encodes these proteins:
- a CDS encoding ABC transporter ATP-binding protein: MTEVPAFVHEGTQGEPLLSVRNLQKHFPIKGGFFGRTVGSVKAVDGVNFDLFRGEVVGLVGESGSGKTTVGRTLLRLVEPTGGDVIFKGQDVVKMDKRQLREARRDMQIIFQDPFASLDPRMTVEEIIGEALDIHKLHQGAERKPRIAELLQRVGIRPEQMVRYPHEFSGGQRQRIGIARALAVNPDFIVADEPVSALDVSIQAQVVNLLQDLQQELGLTVLFIAHDLLVVEYICDRIIVMYLGKIMEIAPSHQLNNDPQHPYTEALLSAAPVPDPTIKRQRIILEGDIPSPINPPSGCVFRTRCRYAIPQCAEVVPALREVKPGQFKACIRDDIL, translated from the coding sequence ATGACCGAAGTGCCTGCCTTTGTGCATGAGGGCACCCAGGGCGAGCCCCTGCTGAGCGTACGCAACCTGCAAAAGCACTTTCCCATCAAGGGCGGGTTCTTTGGGCGCACCGTGGGTTCGGTCAAGGCGGTGGACGGGGTCAACTTCGACCTGTTCCGCGGCGAGGTGGTGGGTCTGGTGGGTGAGTCCGGCTCGGGCAAGACCACGGTGGGCCGCACCCTGCTGCGTCTGGTGGAGCCGACCGGCGGCGACGTGATCTTTAAGGGTCAGGACGTCGTGAAAATGGACAAGCGCCAGCTTCGTGAAGCCCGGCGCGACATGCAGATTATCTTCCAAGACCCGTTCGCCAGCCTGGACCCGCGCATGACGGTGGAAGAAATCATCGGTGAAGCGCTGGATATCCACAAGCTGCACCAGGGCGCCGAGCGCAAGCCGCGTATCGCCGAGCTGCTGCAGCGCGTAGGCATTCGCCCCGAGCAGATGGTGCGCTACCCGCACGAGTTCTCGGGCGGTCAGCGGCAGCGCATCGGGATTGCCCGCGCCCTGGCCGTGAACCCCGACTTTATCGTGGCCGACGAGCCCGTGTCGGCGCTGGACGTGTCCATTCAGGCGCAGGTGGTGAACCTGCTGCAAGACCTGCAACAGGAACTGGGCCTCACCGTGCTGTTTATCGCGCACGACCTGCTGGTGGTGGAGTACATCTGTGACCGCATCATCGTGATGTATCTGGGCAAAATCATGGAGATTGCTCCCAGCCACCAGCTGAACAACGACCCACAGCACCCCTACACCGAGGCGTTGCTGTCGGCTGCGCCCGTGCCGGACCCGACCATCAAGCGTCAGCGCATCATTCTGGAAGGCGACATTCCCAGCCCCATCAACCCGCCCTCCGGCTGCGTGTTCCGCACCCGCTGCCGCTACGCGATTCCGCAGTGCGCCGAGGTGGTGCCGGCACTGCGCGAAGTCAAGCCGGGCCAGTTCAAGGCCTGCATCCGCGACGACATTCTCTGA
- a CDS encoding ABC transporter ATP-binding protein: protein MTQQGEVLLAVKGLKTYFHTDEGVVKSVDGVTFTLNKGETLAVVGESGSGKSVTSLSVMRLIPMPPGEIAGGEILFNDRGTVKDLTKVSEAEMRGIRGNEISMIFQEPMTSLNPVYTVGDQIAEAVMLHQNKNAKEARQAAIDMLKFVGIPAPEKRVDEYPHQLSGGMRQRVMIAMALSCNPALLIADEPTTALDVTIQAQILDLMRKLQQEIGMSILFITHNLGVVAEMADRVVVMYGGRVMEEGDVVEIFKAPRHPYTMGLLNSIPRPLTAEQAADKKNLRLEAIPGNVVNPLNLPPGCAFEPRCKFALPACREAVPPLEDTGGGHMARCIRWQEFEAVQEGGGDYHSLHRQEVAR from the coding sequence ATGACCCAACAGGGCGAAGTCCTGCTGGCCGTAAAAGGCCTCAAGACGTATTTTCATACCGATGAGGGTGTCGTCAAAAGCGTTGATGGCGTGACCTTTACGCTGAACAAGGGCGAAACCCTGGCGGTGGTGGGCGAGTCGGGTTCGGGCAAGAGCGTGACCAGCCTGAGCGTGATGCGCCTGATTCCCATGCCGCCGGGCGAGATCGCCGGCGGTGAGATTCTGTTCAACGACCGCGGCACGGTCAAGGACCTGACCAAAGTCTCGGAAGCCGAGATGCGGGGCATTCGCGGCAACGAGATTTCCATGATTTTTCAGGAGCCGATGACCTCGCTGAACCCGGTGTACACCGTCGGCGACCAGATTGCCGAAGCGGTCATGCTGCACCAGAACAAGAATGCCAAAGAAGCCCGGCAGGCCGCCATCGACATGCTCAAGTTCGTGGGTATTCCCGCTCCCGAAAAGCGGGTGGACGAATACCCGCACCAGCTCTCGGGCGGGATGCGCCAGCGTGTGATGATTGCCATGGCGCTGTCGTGTAACCCGGCTCTTCTGATTGCCGACGAGCCGACCACAGCGCTTGACGTGACCATTCAGGCACAGATTCTGGACCTGATGCGGAAACTGCAGCAGGAAATCGGGATGTCCATCCTGTTCATTACCCACAACCTGGGCGTGGTGGCCGAAATGGCCGACCGCGTGGTGGTGATGTACGGTGGCCGCGTGATGGAAGAGGGCGACGTGGTGGAGATTTTCAAGGCTCCGCGTCACCCTTACACCATGGGCCTGCTGAACTCGATTCCCCGCCCGCTCACCGCTGAGCAGGCCGCCGACAAGAAGAACCTGCGCCTGGAAGCGATTCCCGGCAACGTGGTGAACCCCCTGAATCTGCCGCCCGGCTGCGCTTTCGAGCCGCGCTGCAAGTTCGCCTTGCCTGCTTGCCGTGAAGCTGTGCCCCCGCTGGAAGACACCGGCGGCGGCCACATGGCCCGCTGCATCCGCTGGCAGGAGTTTGAGGCGGTGCAGGAAGGTGGCGGCGACTACCACAGCCTGCACAGGCAGGAGGTGGCACGATGA
- a CDS encoding zinc ribbon domain-containing protein, producing the protein MTDAPSAPQGARADRAGEDSTAPQRPLELLFEVQDLDLQLDSLSAREAELPEELLSLRREMDDLNNRLEDTEMVLERIEAQTRRLDLDLKTTREQMERTRAEQDKNAFDARAQAQYGSRLQQLTERAEEMEEDLAPLRERESELLAQSKALREQHRALRPRLGELEVADEQRVADLRASGQEMRERREALLGSVDPRTAREYSAIRRSKGGVGVATLTSGRCSACNVSLPVNIQQRVSAGRVPPVKCPSCGRFLLSRAEG; encoded by the coding sequence ATGACCGATGCTCCATCTGCCCCCCAAGGTGCCCGCGCCGACCGCGCCGGCGAGGACTCGACTGCGCCGCAGCGCCCGCTGGAGCTGCTGTTCGAAGTTCAGGACCTGGACCTGCAGCTGGATAGCCTGAGCGCCCGCGAGGCCGAACTGCCTGAAGAACTGCTCAGCCTGCGCCGCGAGATGGACGACCTGAACAACCGCCTGGAAGACACCGAAATGGTGCTGGAGCGTATAGAAGCCCAGACCCGCCGCCTGGACCTGGACCTGAAAACCACCCGCGAGCAGATGGAGCGCACCCGCGCTGAGCAGGACAAGAACGCCTTTGACGCCCGCGCTCAGGCGCAGTACGGCAGCCGCCTGCAGCAGCTGACCGAGCGCGCCGAGGAGATGGAAGAGGACCTCGCCCCGCTGCGTGAACGCGAAAGCGAACTGCTGGCTCAGTCCAAGGCCCTGCGTGAACAGCACCGCGCCCTGCGCCCCCGCCTGGGCGAGCTGGAAGTGGCCGACGAGCAGCGCGTGGCGGACCTGCGGGCCTCGGGTCAGGAGATGCGCGAGCGCCGTGAAGCCCTACTGGGCAGTGTGGACCCCCGCACTGCCCGCGAGTACAGCGCCATCCGCCGTTCCAAGGGTGGCGTCGGCGTGGCTACCCTGACTTCGGGCCGCTGCTCGGCGTGCAATGTCAGCCTGCCGGTCAATATCCAGCAGCGCGTGTCCGCTGGCCGGGTGCCGCCCGTCAAGTGCCCTTCGTGCGGCCGCTTCCTGCTAAGCCGCGCCGAGGGCTAG
- a CDS encoding MFS transporter translates to MDRPSPSSTRQTRLFLAASFSFGLSQAFVMLFLNFYLGALGLGPEWQGIINALPALTLAAVSLPLVVLARRLSNARVIQLGAVLSVLGLALLALAPGALLAVAGALLQGMGSAALAVSGAPFMANNSTEKTRVRLFTLQSALMVGAGFVGNLLGGQLPGLYAGWTGADPGGLGALRTAMLVAAALQLLGALPTLGLQPSGKPAQPGRSGALSIQDRRTMFRLVLPTVFVGLGAGATIPFLNVYIEGRFGISYASLGTLFAWTSLATAVTVLIQPWLVRRLGQLGTVLAVQASSLPFLVLLGFAPYLWMVTLALFMRGALMNATGPVYSSYAMSVLPEADRPMYSATNTILWSSCWALASLASGALRAAGWFDFGTNFNILFAFTLLMYLANTLAVYLGVYLPDRRGELRSTESAGEEPPTQP, encoded by the coding sequence ATGGACCGCCCCAGCCCCAGCTCCACCCGGCAGACGCGGCTGTTCCTGGCGGCCAGCTTTTCTTTCGGGCTGTCGCAGGCCTTCGTGATGCTGTTTCTGAACTTTTATCTGGGTGCGCTGGGGTTGGGTCCAGAGTGGCAGGGCATCATCAACGCGCTGCCGGCCCTGACGCTGGCCGCCGTCAGCCTGCCGCTGGTGGTGTTGGCCCGGCGGCTGAGCAATGCGCGGGTCATTCAGCTGGGCGCGGTGCTCAGCGTGCTGGGCCTGGCCCTGCTGGCGCTGGCGCCTGGGGCGCTGCTGGCGGTGGCGGGCGCGCTGCTGCAGGGCATGGGCAGTGCGGCGCTGGCGGTGTCAGGTGCGCCCTTTATGGCGAACAATTCCACCGAGAAGACCCGGGTGCGGCTGTTCACGCTTCAGAGCGCTCTGATGGTGGGGGCGGGCTTCGTGGGCAACCTGCTGGGTGGACAGCTGCCGGGCCTGTATGCCGGTTGGACCGGCGCGGACCCTGGCGGGTTGGGCGCTCTGCGGACCGCCATGCTGGTGGCGGCTGCCCTACAGCTGCTGGGCGCTCTGCCCACCCTGGGCCTGCAGCCCAGCGGCAAGCCGGCCCAGCCGGGTCGCAGCGGTGCGCTGAGTATTCAGGACCGGCGCACCATGTTCCGGCTGGTCCTGCCCACTGTCTTTGTGGGCCTGGGAGCTGGGGCGACCATTCCCTTTTTGAATGTCTATATCGAGGGCCGCTTTGGCATCAGCTATGCCAGCCTGGGCACCCTGTTCGCCTGGACCAGCCTGGCGACGGCAGTCACAGTGCTGATTCAGCCCTGGCTGGTGCGGCGGCTGGGGCAGCTGGGCACGGTGCTGGCCGTGCAGGCGTCCAGCCTGCCGTTTCTGGTGCTGCTGGGCTTCGCGCCTTACCTGTGGATGGTCACGCTGGCGCTGTTTATGCGCGGCGCGCTGATGAACGCCACCGGGCCGGTGTACTCGTCCTACGCCATGTCGGTGCTGCCCGAAGCGGACCGGCCGATGTACTCGGCCACCAATACAATTCTCTGGAGCAGTTGCTGGGCGCTGGCCAGCCTCGCTTCGGGGGCGCTGCGGGCCGCCGGCTGGTTCGATTTCGGCACCAACTTCAATATTCTGTTTGCCTTCACGCTGCTGATGTACCTGGCCAACACCCTGGCGGTGTACCTGGGCGTGTACCTGCCCGACCGGCGCGGCGAACTGCGCTCTACGGAGTCTGCCGGGGAGGAGCCGCCGACCCAGCCGTGA
- a CDS encoding DUF805 domain-containing protein: MTDAARTAVGLFVLILFGLVAPALAVHVRRLHDLGQGELLYIVILALSFIPLLGLLIQLLFTVCLALAPGQPQPNRWGLPPLER, translated from the coding sequence ATGACTGACGCTGCCAGAACAGCTGTGGGCCTTTTCGTGCTGATTCTATTTGGCCTTGTTGCGCCTGCCCTGGCTGTCCACGTCCGCCGCTTGCATGATTTGGGTCAGGGTGAGCTGCTGTATATCGTGATTCTTGCCCTCTCTTTTATTCCTCTGCTGGGCCTGCTGATTCAGTTGCTGTTTACTGTTTGTCTGGCTCTGGCCCCTGGTCAGCCGCAGCCGAACCGCTGGGGCCTGCCGCCGCTGGAGCGCTGA
- a CDS encoding FtsB family cell division protein has translation MSPADTPPPARPARLPARLWAGLDRVPLMAMTLCLLCGLGIAQTLFHIGSGVQRSVTWRQEAQATQAENDRLRQDIQILNDAKVQLNSPQYLEQLARCWGYVGRDEKVLVVEKAPATIGSNCDEYRLP, from the coding sequence ATGAGCCCTGCCGATACACCTCCGCCTGCCCGCCCTGCCCGCCTGCCTGCCCGGCTCTGGGCGGGACTGGACCGGGTGCCCCTGATGGCCATGACGCTGTGCCTGCTGTGCGGCCTGGGCATTGCACAGACCCTGTTCCATATCGGCAGTGGGGTGCAGCGCTCGGTGACGTGGCGCCAGGAGGCTCAGGCCACCCAGGCCGAGAACGACCGGCTGCGCCAGGATATTCAGATTCTGAACGACGCCAAGGTGCAGCTGAATTCGCCGCAGTACCTGGAGCAGTTGGCCCGCTGCTGGGGCTACGTGGGCCGCGATGAAAAAGTGCTGGTGGTGGAAAAGGCTCCGGCGACCATCGGCAGCAACTGCGACGAGTACCGCCTGCCCTGA
- the secG gene encoding preprotein translocase subunit SecG, protein MVLTIFLILYALVAVGTVFFVLLQTPKQAGMSPSMASGGDLFGGQGVEGGLVRTTAILGGLFMLLALLINYVS, encoded by the coding sequence ATTGTCCTGACCATTTTTCTGATTCTGTACGCCCTCGTCGCGGTGGGCACCGTCTTTTTCGTGCTGCTGCAAACTCCCAAGCAGGCTGGCATGTCGCCCAGCATGGCTTCGGGCGGCGACCTGTTCGGCGGCCAGGGAGTCGAAGGCGGTCTGGTCCGCACCACGGCCATCCTGGGCGGACTGTTTATGCTGCTGGCCCTGCTGATTAACTACGTGTCCTGA
- a CDS encoding D-alanine--D-alanine ligase family protein, whose product MSDLTPAQPQSPSESPSAPRQPRRRVLLLAGGQSEEHEVSLSSARSVLAALPQDRFEVTAVVISKQGRWLPPAETAQALGAGAAESGGEPMLQRVSDTAGYDVVFPLLHGPMGEDGTVQGLLTLAGLPFVGSGVLGSSVGMDKIMTKRVLEAAGIPQVAWREASRAEWRRDPQGVQSRAAELGFPLFVKPANMGSSVGVSRVTGAGELAEALELAFGHDRRVIVEAAAGAKPREVEVGILGNDDPVASPVGELRFDTDFYDYDTKYTGGRAEMLIPAPLPEGVSERIQELALRAYQALDCAGLSRVDFFYVEETGELLLNEINTMPGFTTTSMYPSLLQAHGLSYPELVTRLIELALEER is encoded by the coding sequence ATGTCCGACCTGACCCCTGCCCAGCCCCAGTCTCCGTCCGAATCCCCGTCCGCCCCCAGGCAGCCGCGCCGCCGCGTGCTGCTGCTGGCCGGCGGCCAGTCCGAGGAGCACGAGGTCAGCCTCTCCAGCGCCCGCTCGGTGCTGGCCGCGCTGCCGCAGGACCGCTTTGAAGTGACCGCCGTAGTGATTTCCAAGCAGGGCCGCTGGCTGCCCCCGGCCGAAACGGCGCAGGCTTTGGGCGCGGGCGCCGCCGAGTCGGGCGGCGAACCCATGCTGCAGCGGGTGTCAGATACTGCCGGCTACGATGTGGTGTTTCCACTGCTGCACGGCCCGATGGGCGAGGACGGCACCGTGCAGGGCCTGCTGACCCTGGCAGGTCTGCCGTTCGTGGGCAGCGGCGTGCTGGGCAGCAGCGTGGGCATGGACAAAATCATGACCAAGCGGGTGCTGGAAGCGGCCGGTATTCCCCAGGTGGCCTGGCGTGAGGCCAGCCGCGCCGAGTGGCGCCGTGACCCGCAAGGTGTGCAGAGCCGCGCCGCCGAACTGGGCTTCCCGCTGTTCGTGAAGCCGGCCAACATGGGCAGCAGCGTGGGCGTGAGCCGGGTGACGGGCGCTGGCGAGCTGGCGGAGGCCCTGGAACTGGCCTTCGGGCACGACCGCCGGGTAATCGTGGAAGCGGCGGCTGGCGCCAAGCCCCGCGAGGTGGAGGTGGGCATTCTGGGCAACGACGACCCGGTGGCCAGCCCAGTAGGCGAACTGCGTTTCGACACCGATTTTTACGACTACGACACCAAGTACACCGGGGGCCGCGCCGAGATGCTGATTCCTGCGCCGCTGCCTGAGGGGGTGTCCGAGCGGATTCAGGAGCTGGCGCTGCGGGCTTATCAGGCCCTGGACTGCGCCGGCCTGAGCCGGGTGGATTTCTTTTACGTGGAGGAAACCGGCGAGCTGCTGCTCAACGAAATCAATACCATGCCGGGCTTTACGACCACTTCCATGTATCCCTCACTGCTGCAGGCGCACGGCCTGAGCTACCCGGAACTGGTGACCCGGCTGATTGAGCTGGCGCTGGAAGAACGCTAG
- a CDS encoding extracellular solute-binding protein: MKKVFLMAGALMLAGSSVAQSGSITLYSGRGKTFVEPIVQRFEKETGIKVNVRYGKDAELVALLRQEGARSPADVFWGNSLGAMGQLDSDGRFVRLGNNLSRNVARQYMPASGNWVPTTVRFRTLAYSSERVKASQLPASVFDLPKMTQFKGRIGWTLSYPSFQDFLAGMIAQHGEAKTRQWLLDMKKLNPVDYKTSNVNMMEAIRAGQIDMGLTNHYYIQRVGKLGYPVETHFFKAGDIGNLGNATGVGVLKTSKNPAAASRLVQKMVSSDAQNFFMGVNFEYPVISNTYTPSGMLPYADAVRRSPRISASALPSNLQKAQKLLRETGLL; encoded by the coding sequence ATGAAAAAAGTATTCCTGATGGCGGGCGCCCTGATGCTCGCGGGCAGCAGCGTGGCGCAGAGCGGTTCTATTACGCTGTACTCGGGCCGTGGCAAGACCTTTGTGGAGCCGATTGTGCAGCGGTTCGAGAAAGAAACCGGAATCAAGGTCAACGTGCGCTACGGCAAGGACGCCGAGCTGGTGGCACTGCTGCGCCAAGAAGGAGCCCGCTCGCCCGCCGACGTGTTCTGGGGCAACTCGCTGGGCGCGATGGGGCAGCTGGACAGCGACGGCCGCTTCGTGCGCCTGGGCAACAACCTGAGCCGGAATGTGGCCCGCCAGTACATGCCTGCCAGTGGCAACTGGGTGCCCACCACGGTACGTTTCCGCACGCTGGCCTACAGCTCCGAGCGCGTCAAGGCTTCTCAGCTGCCTGCCAGCGTGTTTGACCTGCCCAAGATGACGCAGTTCAAGGGGCGCATCGGCTGGACGCTGAGCTACCCCTCCTTTCAGGACTTCCTGGCCGGCATGATTGCCCAGCACGGCGAAGCCAAGACCCGGCAGTGGCTGCTGGACATGAAGAAGCTGAACCCCGTGGACTACAAGACCAGCAACGTGAACATGATGGAAGCCATCCGCGCCGGTCAGATTGATATGGGTCTGACCAACCACTACTACATCCAGCGCGTGGGCAAGCTGGGCTACCCGGTGGAAACCCATTTCTTCAAGGCCGGCGACATCGGCAACCTGGGCAATGCCACCGGCGTAGGGGTGCTGAAGACCAGCAAGAACCCCGCCGCCGCCAGCCGCCTGGTCCAGAAGATGGTGTCCAGCGACGCGCAGAACTTCTTTATGGGCGTGAACTTCGAGTACCCGGTGATCAGCAACACCTACACCCCCAGCGGCATGCTGCCCTACGCCGACGCTGTTCGGCGCAGCCCCCGCATCAGCGCCAGCGCCCTGCCCAGCAACCTGCAAAAGGCCCAGAAGCTGCTGCGCGAAACTGGCCTGCTGTAA
- the nth gene encoding endonuclease III: MAGRCSLSSVTSPSRKKPVPRLPAGARLRAPQVLASLRALYPDARTELEFRTPFELLVATVLSAQATDVSVNAATPALFAAYPDAAAMSLAEPEDIEPYIRRIGLYRAKAKNLAKLARQLTERHGGEVPDDFEAVVALAGAGRKTANVVLSNAYGRPAIAVDTHVGRLSRRLGLSAQTDPDRVEADLMRLFAEGEWIFLHHALILHGRRICVARRPLCSQCIMANFCPKVGVDPA, translated from the coding sequence ATGGCCGGCCGGTGTAGCCTGAGCAGCGTGACTTCCCCCAGCCGCAAAAAGCCCGTTCCGCGCCTGCCTGCCGGGGCCAGACTGCGCGCTCCGCAGGTGCTGGCTTCGCTGCGTGCCCTGTACCCTGACGCCCGCACCGAGCTGGAATTCCGTACTCCCTTCGAGCTGCTGGTGGCGACCGTCCTGAGCGCCCAGGCCACCGACGTGAGTGTCAATGCGGCCACCCCGGCGCTGTTCGCTGCCTACCCTGACGCGGCGGCCATGAGCCTGGCCGAACCGGAAGATATCGAGCCGTATATTCGCCGCATCGGGCTGTACCGGGCCAAGGCGAAGAACCTGGCCAAGTTGGCCCGGCAGCTGACCGAGCGCCACGGCGGCGAGGTGCCAGACGACTTTGAGGCGGTGGTGGCCCTGGCCGGCGCCGGGCGCAAGACGGCGAACGTGGTGCTTAGCAATGCCTACGGCCGGCCCGCCATCGCGGTGGACACCCACGTAGGCCGGCTCTCGCGCCGCTTGGGCCTCAGCGCCCAGACCGACCCCGACCGGGTGGAAGCCGACCTGATGCGGCTGTTTGCGGAGGGGGAGTGGATTTTCCTCCACCATGCCCTGATTCTGCACGGGCGGCGCATCTGCGTGGCACGCCGGCCACTGTGCAGCCAGTGCATCATGGCGAACTTCTGTCCCAAAGTCGGCGTAGACCCCGCCTGA
- a CDS encoding DUF4139 domain-containing protein gives MNKPMTVALAAALLLGGAAQAQTRLAAPVPASSTPPSSAAAERTLQADLRLYQDFAEVRQPVTAQGGTLAVVWPQSAWSGLIRDSLDLEGLPYTRAVHATQANWLESMEGREVVLHEDGQAPQTVTLVRSRDVLIRDAQGLYRRVDPTRLAFPELPPESGYGALPVSTFDLTSQASGTGTLSYLTRSLGWTPRYTLRVQGGKPTLEALADVTNGTELNYRVGQTELLAGDVNLNRDYEMYRAVPTAANFAADAQSAPGAGKIAQQGSLNGIYRYALTEAFALPANSTVTLPFMTPAVKDFEAYAGLKRGFSEQSDRGVLNRFYRFKADRALPGGGLTVREDGRVTGQTRVQETAAGQAVDFALGRDPDVSYVRSVKALSRTARSAVFQVTYALENSKKQPVKVEITESLYNDRAEVKAEGAGSGDVRREGSDVNLALTLPAGGKVTRTFTVTLPLQ, from the coding sequence ATGAATAAACCAATGACTGTAGCGCTGGCGGCTGCCCTGCTGCTGGGAGGCGCCGCCCAGGCCCAGACGCGTCTGGCTGCTCCTGTGCCGGCCTCTTCTACTCCCCCCTCTTCTGCCGCTGCCGAGCGTACCCTGCAGGCGGACCTGCGGCTGTATCAGGACTTTGCCGAGGTGCGCCAGCCGGTGACTGCCCAGGGCGGCACCCTCGCAGTGGTCTGGCCCCAGAGTGCCTGGAGCGGCCTGATTCGTGACTCGCTGGACCTGGAAGGCCTGCCCTACACCCGCGCCGTGCACGCCACGCAGGCCAACTGGCTGGAAAGCATGGAAGGCCGCGAAGTCGTGCTTCATGAAGACGGCCAAGCCCCTCAGACCGTCACTCTGGTGCGTTCGCGTGACGTGCTGATTCGTGATGCACAGGGCCTGTACCGCCGGGTAGACCCGACCCGTCTGGCTTTCCCCGAACTGCCGCCCGAAAGTGGCTACGGTGCACTGCCCGTCAGCACCTTCGACCTGACTTCCCAGGCGAGCGGCACCGGCACGCTGAGCTATCTGACCCGTTCGCTGGGCTGGACTCCGCGCTACACCCTGCGCGTGCAAGGCGGCAAGCCCACGCTGGAAGCTCTGGCCGACGTGACCAACGGCACCGAGCTGAACTACCGCGTGGGCCAGACAGAACTGCTGGCGGGCGACGTGAACCTGAACCGCGATTATGAGATGTACCGTGCGGTGCCGACGGCCGCCAACTTCGCGGCTGATGCCCAGAGTGCGCCTGGAGCCGGTAAAATTGCCCAGCAAGGCAGCCTCAACGGCATCTACCGCTACGCCCTGACCGAAGCTTTTGCCCTGCCGGCCAACAGCACCGTGACCCTGCCGTTCATGACCCCGGCCGTGAAGGACTTTGAAGCCTACGCTGGGCTCAAACGCGGCTTTTCCGAGCAGAGTGACCGGGGCGTGCTGAACCGCTTTTACCGCTTCAAGGCGGACCGCGCCCTACCCGGCGGCGGCCTGACGGTGCGCGAGGACGGGCGCGTCACCGGCCAGACCCGTGTGCAGGAGACGGCGGCGGGGCAAGCGGTGGACTTTGCCCTGGGCCGTGACCCGGATGTGAGCTACGTGCGCTCGGTGAAGGCACTCAGCCGCACAGCCCGCAGCGCCGTCTTCCAGGTGACCTACGCCCTGGAGAACAGCAAAAAGCAGCCCGTGAAGGTAGAAATCACCGAAAGCCTGTACAACGACCGCGCTGAGGTCAAGGCGGAAGGCGCTGGGAGCGGTGACGTGCGCCGTGAAGGCAGCGACGTGAACCTGGCCCTGACCTTGCCCGCAGGCGGCAAAGTCACGCGCACCTTTACCGTGACGTTGCCGCTGCAATAG